From Triticum aestivum cultivar Chinese Spring chromosome 4A, IWGSC CS RefSeq v2.1, whole genome shotgun sequence, a single genomic window includes:
- the LOC123088149 gene encoding ubiquitin-conjugating enzyme E2 4 — protein sequence MSSPSKRREMDLMKLMMSDYKVETVNDGMQEFLVEFRGPEESLYQGGVWKVRVELPDAYPYRSPSIGFVNKIYHPNVDELSGSVCLDVINQTWSPMFDLVNVFEVFLPQLLLYPNPSDPLNGEAAALLMRDRPAYEQKVKEFCEKYAKPEDAGITPEDNSSDEELSEEDDDDSGDDEPILGHADP from the exons ATGTCGTCTCCGAGCAAGCGCCGGGAGATGGACCTCATGAAGCT GATGATGAGCGACTACAAGGTCGAGACGGTGAACGACGGGATGCAGGAGTTCCTCGTCGAATTCCGCGGGCCCGAAGAGA GTCTCTACCAAGGAGGTGTATGGAAGGTTCGAGTAGAACTGCCCGATGCGTATCCTTACAGGTCTCCGTCGATTGGTTTCGTTAATAAGATATATCACCCGAATGTCGATGAACT GTCTGGTTCCGTCTGCTTGGATGTCATTAACCAGACATGGAGCCCAATGTTTG ATCTTGTCAATGTGTTTGAAGTCTTCCTTCCGCAACTTTTGTTATATCCAAATCCCTCTGATCCATTGAATGGAGAAGCTGCTGCACTCTTGATGCGTGATCGCCCTGCTTATGAGCAAAAAGTGAAAG AATTCTGCGAGAAATATGCCAAGCCAGAGGATGCGGGTATAACCCCAGAAGATAATTCGAGCGACGAAGAGCTGAGCGAAGAAGACGACGATGACTCCGGTGACGATGAGCCCATACTGGGCCATGCAGACCCATAG